One genomic window of Danio rerio strain Tuebingen ecotype United States chromosome 24, GRCz12tu, whole genome shotgun sequence includes the following:
- the sh3glb1a gene encoding endophilin-B1a isoform X1 gives MDFNVKRFAADAGTLFSRAVQFTEEKFGQAEKTELDAHLETLLTRAECTKHWTEKILKQTEVLLQPNPNARIEELLYEKLDKKAPPRMNNHELMGQSMIDSGNEFGPGTAYGNALIKCGETEKQIGGAEREFIQTSAINFLTPFRNFLEGDFKTILKERKLLQNKRLDLDAAKTKLKKAKMADARAVPLRSTPPPGDVGYVANVSFMVNFLHVKWLKMWAEEVTTAEQDLKMTQSEFDRQAEITRLLLEGISSTHAHHLRCLNDFVEAQMTYYAQCYQYMVDLQKQLGNFPSAFTSNNNQSTASGGAGVSVPILPLSTPLPSTTSNTSSGFTEMQNFSGSRKARVLYDYDAAGSNELSLLADEVIMVSSVPGMDSDWLMGERGSQKGKVPITYLELLN, from the exons ATGGACTTTAACGTGAAGAGATTTGCAGCAGACGCTGGTACTTTATTCAGTCGGGCGGTGCAA TTCACAGAAGAAAAATTCGGTCAGGCTGAGAAGACAGAACTGGACGCACATTTGGAGACCCTCCTCACGAGAGCTGAATGCACTAAACACTGGACAGAGAAGATTTTAAAGCAAACAGAAGTGCTACTGCAGCCAAACCCAA ATGCCAGAATAGAAGAACTATTGTATGAAAAACTCGACAAGAAGGCCCCACCACGGATGAACAACCATGAGCTTATGGGTCAGTCTATGATCGACTCTGGGAATGAATTTGGGCCTGGAACAGCCTATG GAAATGCTCTGATAAAGTGTGGCGAGACAGAAAAGCAGATTGGAGGAGCGGAGCGAGAGTTCATTCAGACCTCTGCCATTAATTTTCTCACGCCTTTCCGCAACTTTCTAGAAGGAGACTTCAAGACTATATTG AAAGAGCGCAAACTGCTTCAGAACAAACGATTGGACCTTGATGCGGCAAAGACCAAGCTAAAGAAAGCAAAAATGGCTGATGCCAGAGCTGTG CCTCTCAGATCTACCCCTCCACCAGGAGATGTTGGTTATGTTGCCAACGTCTCCTTCATGGTGAATTTTCTCCATGTGAAGTGGCTTAAG ATGTGGGCAGAGGAAGTGACAACG GCCGAGCAGGATCTGAAGATGACACAGAGTGAGTTCGACAGACAGGCGGAAATCACCAGGCTTCTTCTGGAAGGAATTAGCAGTACACAT GCACATCATCTCCGATGTCTTAATGACTTTGTGGAGGCTCAGATGACATATTACGCCCAGTGTTACCAGTACATGGTCGACCTCCAAAAGCAGTTGGGAAA CTTTCCTTCTGCTTTCACTTCCAACAATAACCAGTCCACGGCCAGCGGTGGAGCCGGTGTTTCTGTACCAATCCTGCCACTATCAACTCCTCTTCCCTCCACCACAAGCAACACGTCCTCAGGTTTCACCGAAATGCAGAACTTCAGCGGGAGCCGTAAAGCGCGAGTGCTGTACGATTACGATGCCGCCGGTAGCAATGAACTCTCTTTATTGGCCGATGAG GTGATCATGGTGAGCAGCGTTCCAGGCatggactctgattggctgatgggggAACGTGGAAGTCAGAAGGGAAAAGTGCCTATTACCTATTTGGAGCTGTTAAATTAA
- the sh3glb1a gene encoding endophilin-B1a (The RefSeq protein has 1 substitution compared to this genomic sequence): MDFNVKRFAADAGTLFSRAVQFTEEKFGQAEKTELDAHLETLLTRAECTKHWTEKILKQTEVLLQPNPNARIEELLYEKLDKKAPPRMNNHELMGQSMIDSGNEFGPGTAYGNALIKCGETEKQIGGAEREFIQTSAINFLTPFRNFLEGDFKTILKERKLLQNKRLDLDAAKTKLKKAKMADARAVAEQDLKMTQSEFDRQAEITRLLLEGISSTHAHHLRCLNDFVEAQMTYYAQCYQYMVDLQKQLGNFPSAFTSNNNQSTASSGAGVSVPILPLSTPLPSTTSNTSSGFTEMQNFSGSRKARVLYDYDAAGSNELSLLADEVIMVSSVPGMDSDWLMGERGSQKGKVPITYLELLN; encoded by the exons ATGGACTTTAACGTGAAGAGATTTGCAGCAGACGCTGGTACTTTATTCAGTCGGGCGGTGCAA TTCACAGAAGAAAAATTCGGTCAGGCTGAGAAGACAGAACTGGACGCACATTTGGAGACCCTCCTCACGAGAGCTGAATGCACTAAACACTGGACAGAGAAGATTTTAAAGCAAACAGAAGTGCTACTGCAGCCAAACCCAA ATGCCAGAATAGAAGAACTATTGTATGAAAAACTCGACAAGAAGGCCCCACCACGGATGAACAACCATGAGCTTATGGGTCAGTCTATGATCGACTCTGGGAATGAATTTGGGCCTGGAACAGCCTATG GAAATGCTCTGATAAAGTGTGGCGAGACAGAAAAGCAGATTGGAGGAGCGGAGCGAGAGTTCATTCAGACCTCTGCCATTAATTTTCTCACGCCTTTCCGCAACTTTCTAGAAGGAGACTTCAAGACTATATTG AAAGAGCGCAAACTGCTTCAGAACAAACGATTGGACCTTGATGCGGCAAAGACCAAGCTAAAGAAAGCAAAAATGGCTGATGCCAGAGCTGTG GCCGAGCAGGATCTGAAGATGACACAGAGTGAGTTCGACAGACAGGCGGAAATCACCAGGCTTCTTCTGGAAGGAATTAGCAGTACACAT GCACATCATCTCCGATGTCTTAATGACTTTGTGGAGGCTCAGATGACATATTACGCCCAGTGTTACCAGTACATGGTCGACCTCCAAAAGCAGTTGGGAAA CTTTCCTTCTGCTTTCACTTCCAACAATAACCAGTCCACGGCCAGCGGTGGAGCCGGTGTTTCTGTACCAATCCTGCCACTATCAACTCCTCTTCCCTCCACCACAAGCAACACGTCCTCAGGTTTCACCGAAATGCAGAACTTCAGCGGGAGCCGTAAAGCGCGAGTGCTGTACGATTACGATGCCGCCGGTAGCAATGAACTCTCTTTATTGGCCGATGAG GTGATCATGGTGAGCAGCGTTCCAGGCatggactctgattggctgatgggggAACGTGGAAGTCAGAAGGGAAAAGTGCCTATTACCTATTTGGAGCTGTTAAATTAA